From Haemophilus parainfluenzae:
GGAGCACGCCTGGAAAGCGTGTATGTGCGAAAGTGCATCGGGGGTTCGAATCCCCCTCTCACCGCCATGAACCTTGTCAAATAACGTCTATCTTGTCAAAAAACAACGTAAAAACAATGATTTAGTTATATCTAATCTGTTTCTTTCGTTGGTCTATGTTTGTCTTTGTTTCCGTTTTTAACCCCCTATTTAACCCCCTGTTAATTTTGGGGATCTTAGGTGGGGATTAAAACGTTTAGTTTTTAATCATACAAAGGCATTTCATTATGAAAATAATCAAACCTCTTACAGACTCAAAGATCCTATCATTTAAAGCACAGGAAAAAGAATATACAAAACATGATGGAAAAGAATCAGGGCTAGGAATCAAAATTAATTCTAGCGGCTCTAAGATTTGGTATTTTTTCTATAAATTAGATAATAGAAAAAGAAAAATGAGTTTAGGCGAATAGGGCAAGATGTGGCGAAGAGCTGGATAGCTCAACTTAAAGAAAAGGGGCAGATGATCAATGCTGCAACAGAACAAAGCGCAAGTATTAATCAATTAATTGCTAACGGTTAACCGAGAAAACCAAGATTAAAACAAAGGATAGAACATGATGCAACAACAAGAACAACCACTATTGATCCTTTTGAACGCATTGAACAACCCAAAAAAAACACAAGTAAGGAAAACACAATAAAATTTCTATACAGTGGTTATTAATGTTCTCAAGAATAAAATTTTGACATCTAAATATTCAATCTTACTTTTCTCGTAAAATCTGAATCCAATCACCGCCATATTTCACGTCAACGCATTGTCAAAAAAATGAATACATAAAACAAAATTAAATAAAAATTAAAGATTGCTTATTTTTCCTACTTATCAAATAATGCCGTCGCAATGACAGCATTAAGACTATTTTATAGATGTTCCTTGTTTTGTTCCCTTTGTATCTATGATTTTTAATTAAATTGAATAAAATCAATACGTTGCTTAAATCTGGCGAATCCCCCTCTCACCGCCATTCAAATATTTTCTTTTCTAAATTTAAAATCATTTTTTAACTAATCATTGTTGAGATCTGGAATTTACGCTATTTTGTCTTGCACAAAATATGCGTTGAATTGATTACTTTCGATAAAAAGCACATTAGAGAAATAATGACAGATGGAGATGAGTTATGGCACGCCCTAAAGGATTCGAACCTTTGACCCACGCCTTAGAAGGGCGTTGCTCTATCCAGCTGAGCTAAGGGCGCATTTCAAGGGTTACATCTTTTGTATGGCATTTCGAGGGAAATATAAAAGAAGTGGTCGGCGAGATAGGATTTGAACCTACGACCCACTGGTCCCAAACCAGTTGCGCTACCAAGCTGCGCTACTCGCCGACGATTGAGCATAATTATAGTGAGCTTTTCTTTTCAGTCAATTAATTTTTTTAGATTTATCTTTCAACTGCTCAAAATTATTCCAGTTTTTACAACCGCACTTTTGTTGTCTTTGTAAAATAAGGCGTTCTCAGTTAAAATAGCAAACGTTTACTTAATTCCACCTAGAGGAAAACGCATGACCGCCCAAATTATTTCAGGTACTGAACTATCAAAAAAAATCAAATCTGATGTTGCCAGTAAAATTGAACATTATCGTGCTCAAGGTAAACGTGCACCAGGACTTGCAGTAATTTTAGTGGGTGCAGATCCTGCTTCTCAAGTCTATGTGGGCAGTAAACGTAAAAGTTGCGAAGAGATTGGAATGATCTCTAAATCTTATGACTTGCCTGAAACAACAACAGAAGCAGAACTACTTCAACTTATAGATCAATTAAATGCAGATGAAACCATTGATGGTATTTTGGTTCAGCTTCCATTACCCGAACAGATTAATAGCGCATTCGTTATTGAACGAATTAGCCCTGAAAAAGATGTAGATGGCTTTCACCCTTATAATGTTGGACGTTTATGCCAACGTATTCCAACTTTACGGGCTTGTACCCCTTATGGCGTAATGAAATTATTGGAAACCACAGGTATTGATTTACACGGTAAACATGCCGTGATCGTTGGTGCATCAAATATTGTGGGACGTCCGATGTCGCTTGAATTATTATTAGCAGGCGCTACTGTTACGGTAACGCACCGTTTCACTAAAGATTTAGAGCATCATATTCGTCAGGCAGATGTTTTAGTAGTGGCTGTTGGCAAACCTCGTTTTATTCCCGGCGATTGGATTAAAGAAGGGGCAACCGTAATTGATGTAGGCATTAACCGTATTGATGGTAAATTGGTCGGTGATGTGGAATATGATGTAGCGATACAAAAAGCGTCTTATATTACGCCAGTACCGGGCGGAGTGGGACCTATGACGGTTGCTATGCTGATGTTTAATACACTTTATGCTTATGAACATAATAATCAACTTGTGTAAAAAATAAAAAAGTATAGTTAAATAGCACAATCAAAGTTATTTGGCTCCCAAAATCTAGACTTATTTACTTAAGACAGACCATGATAAGCAACGGCGGATTGCTAATTTCTGTTCGAGTATACAATCATATTCCAGATGATATGATACTATCAAATTGTTCTTTTAGTAGGTTGTATTTGAAATATTGTGAGTTATTGGATAATAAAAAACCCTGCCTAAGCAGGGTTCTTCACACAGATTCAAATTATTTTGTACCTGGGATTTTGAAACGGCTGTTAAAGCGTTCAACACGACCACCAGTATCAACAACACGTTGTTTACCAGTGTAGAATGGGTGGCAGCTACCGCACACATCAAGGTTGATATCTTTGCCTAAAGTTGAACGAGTTTTGATCACGTTACCGCAAGAACAAGTTGCAGTGATCTCTTTATATTCTGGATGAATACCTTGTTTCATAGAAAACCTCAAACTGAAGCCACGCCGCTATAAATGCTTTCCACTTACACCGCGTGAGTTAATAATCGCCGATAATCCGGCACCAAATAGACTGCGAATTATACTGAAAAAATCAAATTGATCAAGAGGTGCGCTTTAGTGATAGAATCATCGCCAAGTTCTTACTTATTTTGACTGCATTTTAGGAAAGTTATGTTAGCCCAATCCTCTGTTGATGTCCCTTTTGCCCATTCAGTTTTACAATGGTATGAAAAGTTTGGGCGTAAAAATTTGCCTTGGCAACAAAATAAAACCCTTTATGGTGTTTGGCTTTCCGAAGTAATGTTACAACAAACCCAAGTTTCTACTGTTATTCCTTATTTTGAGCGATTTATCAAAACCTTTCCTAATGTGACCGCACTTGCTAATGCATCACAAGACGAAGTGTTACATCTGTGGACGGGACTCGGTTATTACGCCCGTGCAAGAAATTTACATAAAGCCGCTCAAACCATTAGAGATGAATATCAAGGTGAATTTCCTACACAATTTGAGCAAGTTTGGGCATTAACAGGCGTGGGGCGATCGACGGCAGGAGCAATTTTATCTTCTGTACAAAATCAACCTTATCCGATTTTAGACGGTAATGTAAAACGCGTCCTTTCTCGTTATTTTGCTGTAGAAGGTTGGCCTGGTGAGAAGAAAGTCGAAAATCAATTATGGCAGTTGAGCGAACAGGTTACACCAACAACGAGAGTCGCTGAATTTAATCAAGCGATGATGGATATCGGTTCGGCTATTTGCACCCGAACAAAACCTAAATGTGATCTTTGTCCTCTAAGTAACGATTGTTTAGCCAATAAACTCGAAAAGTGGACAGCGTTTCCTGGAAAGAAACCCCAAAAATCGTTGCCGGAAAAGCAGAGCTATTTTTTGATTTTATCTCATCAAGGAAAAGTCTGGTTAGAACAGCGTGAAAGCAAAGGCTTATGGGGTGGATTGTATTGTTTCCCTCAGTTTGATGATAAACAAACATTGCTGAATTTTCTGAACGAACAAGGAATTACCGAATATCAAGAATGGGTGACTTTCCGTCATACGTTTAGTCATTTTCATCTAGACATTCATCCTATTTATGTTGAAGTCGATCGAAAATCTGAAGATGGCGATCGTTCAGATTGGAAAAAATTGTCAGAAAAAGGAAAAGAATCTCGATCTGGTCTATTAAGTGCGGTCAAATATTGGTATGATCCAACGTCACCAGAACAGATCGGGTTAGCTCAGCCTGTGAAAAATTTATTAACGCAATTTGTAAGGAATTATTATGGCTAGAACCGTTTTTTGCGAATATTTGAAACAAGATGCAGAAGGGTTGGATTTTCAACTGTATCCCGGTGAATTAGGTAAACGTATTTTTAATTCAATTAGTAAACAAGCATGGGGCGAATGGATCAAAAAGCAAACCATGTTAGTGAATGAGAAAAAGCTCAATATGATGAATGCCGAACATCGAAAATTATTAGAAGAAGAAATGGTGAATTTCTTATTTGAAGGCAAGGAAGTGCATATTGAAGGTTACGTTCCCCCATCTAAATAACAAAAGATTATGAAAAAGTATTTATTATTGGCGCTACTTCCGCTTTTATATGCTTGTAGCGACTCGCCAAGCCATCGACGTGGCATTAATTATGACGAAGTGTTTGCAAAAGACACGCAAGGTTTAGATATTTTAACGGGTCAATTCTCTCACAATATCGATCGTATTTGGGGAGTAAATGAACTTTTAGTGGCGAGCCGTAAAGACTATGTGAAATATACAGACTCTTTCTACACACGTAGCCACGTAAGCTTTGATGAAGGTTCAATCATCATTGAAACACAAAAAGATCTTAATCGCTTACATAATGCGATTATCCATACTTTATTGATGGGCTCGGATGCGAAAGGTATCGACTTATTCGCTTCTGGTGATGTACCGATCAGTACGCGTCCTTTCTTATTAGGTCAGGTAGTGGACAATAATGGCCAACAAATTGCTAACCAAGTTATCGCAAGCAACTTCGCCACCTATTTAATCCAAAATAAATTACAAACTCGCCGCCTGCAAAATGGTAACACCGTGCAATTTGTGGTGATCTCAATGATTGCGAATCACGTTGAAGTGCGTGCACAAAAATATCTTCCATTGGTACGTAAAGCCGCAGAGCGCTATGGTATTGATGAAAGCTTGATCTTAGGTATTATGCAAACAGAATCTAGCTTCAACCCCTACGCAATCAGTTATGCGAATGCGATTGGCTTAATGCAAGTGGTGCCAAGTACGGCTGGTCGTGATGTGTTTGCCATGAAAGGTAAAGGTGGACAACCATCAGCTCGTTATCTGTATGATCCTGCAAATAATATTGATGCGGGTGTATCTTATTTATGGATTCTACAAAATCAATATTTAGATGGTATTACGAATCCAACTTCTAAACGTTTTGCAATGATTTCTGCTTATAATAGTGGAGCTGGAGCAGTGTTGCGGGTATTTGACAGTGATAAATATGAAGCTATTTATAAAATCAATCAAATGTATCCTGAACAGGTATATCGTATTCTCACTACGGCACATCCATCTTCACAAGCGAGAAATTACTTGTTGAAAGTAGATTCAGCACAAAAGAAATTCCGTGTAAGACGATAATTTCGGTGATTAAATACAATGCTCGAAAGAATTTTCGGGCATTATTTTTTTAGAAAGAGCGGTTATTTTTAATTGAGTTTTCAAAAAACGTTCTTTTTATAGACGTTTTGGTTATTAACCATTCAAACAAACTAATTTTTTCACTTTTTTTGAATTTAGTTGTTGACCAATACTCAAAAAAATAGTTTAATACGCTCCGTTGTCAGGCAGTAGCCAATAACGATAACGCCTCGATAGCTCAGTCGGTAGAGCAGGGGATTGAAAATCCCCGTGTCGGTGGTTCGATTCCGCCTCGAGGCACCATTTCCTCCTTAGTTCAGTCGGTAGAACGGTGGACTGTTAATCCATATGTCGCAGGTTCGAGTCCCGCAGGAGGAGCCAAATTTTAAGAAGCCGCTATTTAATTAGCGGCTTTTGCTTTTCTCTTTGCAAAATATAATTTCTTCATTTCTTTCCAAATAAAAAAATAAATTTTTTCTTAGTATTTTTTTGATCTAGATAAATATTTATAAAAATAATTCAAATAAATTTGTTATGTAGATCACATTTTTATCTTTTATACTTTGCATTCCTTTTTAATCCCTTTCATAATATCGCCGTCATTCAATAAGTGCTTATTAAATGAACAGTTTATAACTAACTCTATAAGGATTCAATATGAATACAATAACTAATAAAAAGTGGAATAAATTTGATGTCGCATGGGTATTAAATTTATTTGGTACTGCCGTTGGTGCCGGTGTGTTATTTTTACCTATTAATGCGGGGATGGGTGGTTTTTGGCCATTAATTATAATGGCGATTCTAGTGGGGCCAATGACTTATTTTGCTCATCGAGGCTTGGCTTATTTCGTATTATCTTCTTCTAAACCTGGCAGTGATATTACTGAAGTAGTTGAAGAACATTTTGGTCCAACAGCAGGAAAATTAATTACACTCTTGTATTTTTTTGCGATCTTTCCTATTTTATTAATTTATGGAAACGGTATTACTAATACGGTTGATTCTTTTATCGTAAACCAATTAGGTATGGCTTCACCAAACCGTGTAATTCTTTCTTTTGTATTAATTGCGGTATTAATTTCGGTAATGCTGTTCAGTGAAAAAGTAATGTTGAAAATCACTGAATTATTAGTTTATCCATTGGTATTGATTCTCTTTGCATTATCAATCTATCTCATTCCTCAATGGAATGCATCAATGCTTTATGAGCTTCCTACTACTGGTGGTTTTATCACTACATTGTGGTTAACTATCCCAGTATTAGTCTTCTCTTTTAACCATTCTCCGGCAATTTCTTCTTTCACGCTTTCTCAACAACGTGAATATAAAGATTTTGATACAACGGAATATCACATTGGTCATACAGAGAAAGGGGCTTCAACTATATTACTTTTCTTCGTGATGTTCTTTGTGTTTAGCTGTGTATTAACGTTAACACCGGTAGAGTTATTAGAGGCAAAAGCACAAAATATCAGTATCTTGTCTTATCTTGC
This genomic window contains:
- a CDS encoding oxidative damage protection protein, which translates into the protein MARTVFCEYLKQDAEGLDFQLYPGELGKRIFNSISKQAWGEWIKKQTMLVNEKKLNMMNAEHRKLLEEEMVNFLFEGKEVHIEGYVPPSK
- a CDS encoding Arm DNA-binding domain-containing protein, with the translated sequence MKIIKPLTDSKILSFKAQEKEYTKHDGKESGLGIKINSSGSKIWYFFYKLDNRKRKMSLGE
- the mutY gene encoding A/G-specific adenine glycosylase, with product MLAQSSVDVPFAHSVLQWYEKFGRKNLPWQQNKTLYGVWLSEVMLQQTQVSTVIPYFERFIKTFPNVTALANASQDEVLHLWTGLGYYARARNLHKAAQTIRDEYQGEFPTQFEQVWALTGVGRSTAGAILSSVQNQPYPILDGNVKRVLSRYFAVEGWPGEKKVENQLWQLSEQVTPTTRVAEFNQAMMDIGSAICTRTKPKCDLCPLSNDCLANKLEKWTAFPGKKPQKSLPEKQSYFLILSHQGKVWLEQRESKGLWGGLYCFPQFDDKQTLLNFLNEQGITEYQEWVTFRHTFSHFHLDIHPIYVEVDRKSEDGDRSDWKKLSEKGKESRSGLLSAVKYWYDPTSPEQIGLAQPVKNLLTQFVRNYYG
- the mltC gene encoding membrane-bound lytic murein transglycosylase MltC codes for the protein MKKYLLLALLPLLYACSDSPSHRRGINYDEVFAKDTQGLDILTGQFSHNIDRIWGVNELLVASRKDYVKYTDSFYTRSHVSFDEGSIIIETQKDLNRLHNAIIHTLLMGSDAKGIDLFASGDVPISTRPFLLGQVVDNNGQQIANQVIASNFATYLIQNKLQTRRLQNGNTVQFVVISMIANHVEVRAQKYLPLVRKAAERYGIDESLILGIMQTESSFNPYAISYANAIGLMQVVPSTAGRDVFAMKGKGGQPSARYLYDPANNIDAGVSYLWILQNQYLDGITNPTSKRFAMISAYNSGAGAVLRVFDSDKYEAIYKINQMYPEQVYRILTTAHPSSQARNYLLKVDSAQKKFRVRR
- a CDS encoding HAAAP family serine/threonine permease, yielding MNTITNKKWNKFDVAWVLNLFGTAVGAGVLFLPINAGMGGFWPLIIMAILVGPMTYFAHRGLAYFVLSSSKPGSDITEVVEEHFGPTAGKLITLLYFFAIFPILLIYGNGITNTVDSFIVNQLGMASPNRVILSFVLIAVLISVMLFSEKVMLKITELLVYPLVLILFALSIYLIPQWNASMLYELPTTGGFITTLWLTIPVLVFSFNHSPAISSFTLSQQREYKDFDTTEYHIGHTEKGASTILLFFVMFFVFSCVLTLTPVELLEAKAQNISILSYLANKFDNPYISYFAPLVAFLAITSSFFGHYLGAREGLEGLYLKMKGESVNRKKLNYGTAVFFLLTLWGVAIINPSILGLIESLGGPIIAMILFIMPMYAIRNVPAMKRYQGRFSNVFVTVMGLIAISAVVYGLL
- the rpmE gene encoding 50S ribosomal protein L31, encoding MKQGIHPEYKEITATCSCGNVIKTRSTLGKDINLDVCGSCHPFYTGKQRVVDTGGRVERFNSRFKIPGTK
- the folD gene encoding bifunctional methylenetetrahydrofolate dehydrogenase/methenyltetrahydrofolate cyclohydrolase FolD, producing the protein MTAQIISGTELSKKIKSDVASKIEHYRAQGKRAPGLAVILVGADPASQVYVGSKRKSCEEIGMISKSYDLPETTTEAELLQLIDQLNADETIDGILVQLPLPEQINSAFVIERISPEKDVDGFHPYNVGRLCQRIPTLRACTPYGVMKLLETTGIDLHGKHAVIVGASNIVGRPMSLELLLAGATVTVTHRFTKDLEHHIRQADVLVVAVGKPRFIPGDWIKEGATVIDVGINRIDGKLVGDVEYDVAIQKASYITPVPGGVGPMTVAMLMFNTLYAYEHNNQLV